From one Flavobacterium kingsejongi genomic stretch:
- a CDS encoding IS3 family transposase, with protein MFGIDRQVYYRSIKRKILKQSKSEQVILMVRKIRMKMPRIGTRKLYYLLNQELRALKIGRDMFFNILKVNHLLISPKRSYHITTNSYHRFKKHKNLIENLKIIRPEQVWVSDITYIGKRSKPCYLSLVTDAYSKRIMGFNVATNLNAENSLKALQMALKSRKNSCLSLIHHSDRGIQYCSDEYQKVIRKTKNLRCSMTESYDPYQNAVAERVNGILKQEFLVDRYNDQQLNIIKLVVKESIQIYNLVRPHCSNHMLTPMQMHQQKEIEMKTYKTKNRSNHEATSV; from the coding sequence TTGTTCGGGATAGACAGGCAGGTCTATTATCGTAGCATTAAAAGAAAAATCTTAAAGCAATCAAAGTCTGAACAAGTCATTCTTATGGTAAGAAAGATTAGGATGAAAATGCCTCGTATCGGTACGAGAAAGTTGTATTATTTATTAAACCAGGAGCTTAGAGCATTGAAGATTGGAAGAGATATGTTTTTTAATATCCTCAAAGTAAACCATCTGCTAATATCTCCAAAACGGAGCTATCATATTACGACTAACTCATATCATCGTTTTAAAAAACACAAGAATTTAATTGAAAACTTAAAAATAATACGTCCTGAACAGGTTTGGGTATCCGATATTACATACATCGGAAAAAGAAGTAAGCCCTGCTATTTAAGCTTAGTAACAGATGCATATTCAAAACGGATCATGGGATTTAATGTAGCTACTAATTTAAATGCCGAAAATAGTCTTAAAGCTTTACAAATGGCTCTTAAGAGCAGGAAAAATAGTTGTTTGTCGTTAATCCATCACTCAGATAGAGGTATACAATATTGTTCTGATGAATATCAAAAAGTGATACGCAAGACTAAAAACCTGCGCTGTAGCATGACTGAGTCTTATGATCCATATCAAAATGCGGTCGCTGAAAGGGTAAATGGAATATTAAAACAGGAGTTTTTAGTAGATAGGTATAATGATCAGCAACTTAATATTATTAAGTTAGTAGTTAAGGAATCTATACAGATTTATAATCTAGTAAGACCGCATTGCTCTAATCATATGCTTACTCCGATGCAAATGCATCAGCAAAAAGAAATAGAAATGAAAACCTATAAAACAAAAAACAGAAGTAACCATGAAGCTACTTCTGTCTAA
- the gmk gene encoding guanylate kinase, translated as MNNGKLIVFSAPSGSGKTTIVRYLLEQKELHLDFSISATSRQKRGDEIDGKDYYFISAAAFQQKIAENAFVEYEEVYTDNWYGTLKSELERIWAEGKHVIFDIDVIGGLKIKKQYPKETLAIFVSPPSVEELERRLRFRQTESEEKIQMRLEKAEREISTAGQFDVILKNHDLEIAKNDAYKLVSDYLKMI; from the coding sequence ATGAATAACGGTAAATTAATTGTCTTCTCTGCCCCTTCAGGATCCGGCAAAACAACCATAGTACGCTACCTCCTTGAGCAAAAAGAACTGCATCTGGATTTTTCCATTTCGGCTACTTCCCGCCAGAAAAGAGGCGATGAAATCGATGGAAAAGATTATTATTTTATTTCTGCTGCTGCATTTCAACAGAAAATTGCCGAAAATGCTTTTGTAGAATACGAAGAAGTCTATACGGACAACTGGTATGGAACGCTAAAAAGTGAACTGGAACGTATTTGGGCCGAAGGCAAACATGTCATTTTTGATATTGATGTCATAGGTGGCCTCAAGATTAAAAAGCAATATCCCAAAGAAACCCTGGCTATTTTTGTCAGCCCACCTTCCGTAGAGGAACTGGAACGCCGCCTGCGCTTCCGCCAGACGGAAAGTGAGGAAAAGATACAAATGCGCCTTGAAAAAGCCGAAAGGGAAATATCAACTGCTGGCCAGTTTGATGTGATCCTCAAAAATCACGACCTTGAAATTGCCAAAAACGATGCCTATAAACTGGTATCCGATTATTTAAAAATGATTTAA
- a CDS encoding tetratricopeptide repeat protein, with amino-acid sequence MKKILYIMLCLLSQCFWAQSAFDKGNDYYRKDQFDAAVEAYENVLKTGQHSPELYFNLGNAYYKLNKTAPSIYNYEKALLLKPNYEDAKNNLKFAKNRTIDEIKEIPKVGFEKLIHNFTASWSYDSWAWIAVVFAFVFLFVFAGYYFSQHTLFKRLFFAGMSIALLCGAIAVSAAYFEHSEYVNDRPAIVYAEILPVKGEPKTAAADSFLLHEGTKVNVVQELQGWKKIELTDGSQGWVESASIKELK; translated from the coding sequence ATGAAAAAGATACTCTATATAATGTTGTGCCTGTTGTCCCAATGCTTTTGGGCACAATCAGCATTTGACAAAGGGAATGATTATTACAGGAAAGATCAGTTTGATGCCGCTGTGGAAGCCTATGAAAATGTATTGAAAACAGGACAGCATTCTCCCGAATTGTATTTTAACTTAGGGAACGCCTATTACAAACTGAACAAGACCGCTCCGTCGATTTATAATTATGAGAAGGCACTATTGCTGAAGCCCAACTATGAGGACGCCAAAAACAACCTTAAGTTTGCCAAAAACCGGACCATCGATGAAATCAAGGAGATTCCTAAAGTAGGTTTCGAGAAGCTCATCCATAATTTCACGGCTTCCTGGTCTTATGATAGTTGGGCATGGATTGCAGTGGTTTTTGCTTTTGTATTCCTATTTGTTTTTGCAGGCTACTATTTTTCACAGCATACACTTTTCAAACGGTTATTTTTTGCAGGGATGTCTATTGCTTTGCTTTGCGGCGCTATTGCCGTAAGTGCAGCCTATTTTGAGCACAGCGAATATGTAAACGACCGGCCAGCGATTGTATATGCAGAAATACTTCCCGTGAAAGGCGAGCCGAAAACAGCAGCTGCTGATTCATTTTTATTGCACGAAGGCACTAAAGTAAATGTTGTACAAGAGTTGCAGGGCTGGAAAAAAATTGAGCTTACCGACGGTTCTCAGGGTTGGGTAGAAAGTGCGTCAATCAAAGAATTAAAGTAA
- a CDS encoding arsenate reductase family protein — protein sequence MNTIYYLASCDTCRKIIKSLPNSDKLQFHDIKQDPITEAELEAMHELSGSYEALFSKKAQLYKSMDLKNKNLTEADYKKYILEHYTFLSRPVFIIDGKIYIGNSQKNINEVISVLK from the coding sequence ATGAATACAATATACTATTTAGCTTCCTGCGATACCTGCAGAAAGATCATTAAATCCCTTCCCAATTCCGACAAGCTTCAATTCCATGACATCAAGCAGGATCCTATCACGGAGGCGGAACTGGAGGCCATGCACGAACTTTCCGGAAGCTATGAAGCGCTTTTCAGCAAAAAAGCCCAATTGTACAAATCGATGGATCTCAAAAATAAAAACCTGACCGAAGCGGATTATAAAAAATACATCCTGGAACATTACACCTTCCTGAGCCGCCCGGTTTTTATTATTGACGGCAAAATATACATTGGCAACAGCCAAAAAAACATCAATGAGGTGATTTCTGTTCTAAAATAA
- the nadD gene encoding nicotinate (nicotinamide) nucleotide adenylyltransferase, producing MKIGLYFGTFNPIHVGHLIIANHMVEFSNLDEVWMVVTPHNPHKKKNTLLDDHHRLEMVFLATEDFDKIKPSDIEFKLSQPNYTVTTLAYLEEKFPQHEFSLIMGEDNLKSFHKWKNYETILENYELYIYPRISPEHVNPQFDNHPKIHRIEAPIIEISATFIRESIKNKKNIQPLLPPKVWQYIDHNLLYTK from the coding sequence ATGAAAATCGGATTATACTTCGGGACGTTTAACCCCATTCATGTCGGGCATCTGATTATCGCCAATCACATGGTTGAATTTTCAAATCTTGACGAAGTCTGGATGGTGGTCACTCCGCATAATCCGCACAAAAAGAAGAATACCCTGCTCGATGACCACCATCGTTTGGAAATGGTATTCCTGGCAACCGAAGATTTTGATAAAATCAAGCCTTCCGATATCGAATTCAAGCTTTCACAGCCCAATTATACGGTTACGACCCTCGCCTACCTGGAAGAGAAATTTCCGCAGCACGAGTTTTCACTGATCATGGGTGAAGACAATCTCAAATCATTCCACAAATGGAAAAATTATGAGACTATTTTGGAAAACTACGAATTGTACATTTACCCACGGATATCTCCGGAGCATGTGAACCCCCAATTTGATAACCATCCCAAAATACACCGTATTGAAGCACCGATAATCGAGATTTCGGCTACTTTTATTCGGGAGAGCATCAAAAACAAGAAAAACATACAGCCTTTATTACCCCCAAAAGTATGGCAGTACATCGACCATAACCTCTTGTATACCAAATAA
- the pheS gene encoding phenylalanine--tRNA ligase subunit alpha, whose amino-acid sequence MIDKIKEYIGEANAFQTQNKEELEAFRIRFLGKKGILNDFFAAFKTVPNEQKKEFGQVVNLLKNTAEGKVKDIQDFLEGQEVSVGFYGDLSRPGEPLKIGSRHPISLVKNQIIDIFSTIGFNVSEGPEIEDDWHNFTALNLPEYHPARDMQDTFFIQTNPDILLRTHTSSVQVRYMENNKPPIRTISPGRVFRNEAVSSRSHCIFHQVEGLYIDKDVSFADLKQTLLYFTKEMFGKSKIRLRPSYFPFTEPSAEVDIYWGLKTETDYRITKGTGWLEIGGCGMVDPNVLKNCGINSDEFTGFAFGMGIERIAMLLYQIGDIRMFYENDVRFLEQFKSSF is encoded by the coding sequence ATGATAGATAAGATTAAAGAATATATAGGGGAAGCGAATGCATTTCAGACTCAGAACAAAGAAGAACTGGAAGCCTTTCGAATTCGTTTTCTCGGAAAAAAAGGAATACTAAATGATTTCTTCGCTGCTTTTAAAACGGTTCCTAACGAACAGAAAAAAGAGTTCGGCCAGGTAGTCAACCTGTTGAAGAATACAGCAGAAGGTAAAGTAAAGGACATTCAGGATTTTCTGGAAGGCCAGGAAGTTAGCGTTGGATTTTACGGAGATCTTAGCCGTCCGGGTGAGCCTTTGAAAATTGGTTCCCGCCATCCTATATCATTGGTAAAAAATCAAATTATTGATATCTTTTCTACGATTGGGTTTAATGTTTCCGAAGGTCCGGAAATCGAGGACGACTGGCATAATTTTACCGCATTGAACCTTCCGGAATACCACCCGGCACGGGACATGCAGGATACTTTTTTTATACAAACCAATCCTGATATCTTATTACGTACCCACACTTCATCAGTGCAGGTGCGCTATATGGAAAATAATAAACCACCGATACGTACCATTTCTCCGGGAAGGGTGTTTCGTAATGAAGCCGTATCGTCACGCTCCCACTGTATCTTCCACCAGGTGGAGGGACTTTATATCGATAAGGATGTGTCTTTTGCCGACCTGAAACAAACCCTGTTGTATTTTACAAAGGAAATGTTCGGGAAGTCCAAAATCAGGCTTCGTCCGTCCTATTTTCCTTTTACAGAGCCGAGTGCGGAAGTAGACATCTATTGGGGACTGAAAACAGAAACCGATTACAGGATTACCAAAGGTACAGGCTGGCTCGAAATAGGAGGCTGCGGTATGGTCGATCCTAATGTTCTTAAGAACTGTGGGATCAATTCAGATGAATTTACAGGATTTGCTTTCGGGATGGGAATTGAACGAATTGCAATGCTATTATATCAAATTGGGGATATTCGAATGTTCTATGAAAATGATGTTCGTTTTCTGGAGCAATTCAAATCCAGTTTTTAA
- a CDS encoding BatD family protein — MKKYIIIVLFFCFQGLFAQVQFEAKVSKTTIGLNERLRIDFAMNADGDNFMPPSFEGFRVIAGPSQQVSQSWINGKSSFNKMYSYYLVPTAKGTFTIKQASIEINNQVYKTSPVKIVVSSAVEEPRDGNNAVISADDNLHLVAEVTNGSPYLNEPITVVYKLYFSDNIGIRGLKDIDLPKYKDFWSQNIEIKNMAPERANYNGSTYRYIVLKKVVLYPQKSGPLTIVPLSIDVSVELPTNRRDMFGGMITTTTNKTVSAGGKTINVKALPENGKPADFSGAVGKFDFRVKASKTELKHGESLDLDVSVSGTGNLKLFSLPKPVVPSALEMYDPVHTENVNVALSGMQGKIADKYTVIPQYQGDYSIKPMSFTYFDLTTKTYKTITSPEIGIKVLDGPVAAAPAVPGNEEAGSEADKNQLTKSDQFRFIDLKTTLVSAKKEDFFGSGLFYGLLLTPFLGIPLLILTKRKKEAIDKDVVGNRIKRNNKLARKFLTEAKKQLNNKELFYISLEKAMHNFLKAKLNIETSEMSKDKIREILVDRNANPDTVHDFIQLTENCEFARYAPSSPVAIQQDYDKALVIISALEKSIK; from the coding sequence ATGAAGAAGTATATTATTATAGTTTTATTTTTCTGTTTTCAGGGACTTTTTGCACAGGTACAATTTGAGGCAAAAGTCAGTAAAACAACCATAGGCCTCAACGAGCGTTTGCGAATTGATTTTGCAATGAATGCCGATGGTGATAATTTTATGCCACCTTCTTTCGAAGGCTTCAGGGTAATAGCCGGGCCGAGTCAACAAGTGAGCCAGTCCTGGATTAATGGAAAGAGCTCTTTTAATAAGATGTATTCCTACTACTTAGTGCCTACGGCAAAAGGTACTTTTACCATCAAGCAGGCTTCTATCGAAATCAATAATCAGGTGTATAAAACCTCACCGGTAAAGATTGTGGTATCTTCTGCTGTAGAAGAACCCCGCGACGGTAACAATGCTGTGATTTCTGCCGATGATAACCTGCATTTGGTCGCTGAGGTTACCAATGGAAGCCCGTATCTCAACGAGCCGATCACAGTAGTGTACAAGCTGTATTTTAGTGATAATATTGGAATCCGTGGCTTAAAAGATATCGACCTGCCGAAATACAAAGATTTTTGGAGCCAGAATATTGAGATTAAAAATATGGCTCCGGAAAGAGCCAATTATAATGGATCCACCTACCGGTATATTGTTCTGAAAAAAGTAGTATTATATCCTCAAAAATCAGGGCCACTGACCATTGTGCCATTGTCCATAGATGTATCGGTAGAACTGCCAACCAACCGACGTGATATGTTTGGCGGGATGATCACTACAACAACCAACAAGACAGTCTCTGCCGGAGGGAAAACAATCAATGTGAAAGCATTGCCTGAAAATGGAAAACCTGCTGATTTTTCCGGAGCTGTTGGAAAATTCGATTTTAGGGTAAAAGCATCAAAAACCGAATTGAAACATGGAGAGTCTTTAGACCTGGATGTAAGCGTTTCCGGTACGGGGAACCTGAAGTTATTCAGCCTTCCAAAGCCTGTAGTGCCCAGTGCGCTTGAAATGTATGATCCCGTACATACCGAAAATGTGAATGTTGCCTTATCGGGCATGCAGGGTAAAATTGCAGACAAATACACAGTGATTCCGCAATACCAGGGTGATTATTCGATTAAGCCTATGAGTTTTACGTATTTTGATTTGACTACTAAAACCTATAAAACAATAACGTCACCAGAAATTGGAATTAAAGTCCTTGATGGCCCTGTCGCTGCTGCACCTGCTGTGCCCGGAAATGAGGAAGCCGGTTCGGAAGCAGACAAAAATCAACTGACCAAAAGCGACCAGTTTCGATTTATTGATCTTAAAACTACGTTAGTATCGGCCAAAAAAGAAGACTTCTTCGGATCAGGATTGTTTTATGGCCTATTGTTAACTCCATTCTTAGGGATTCCACTTTTGATTTTGACGAAAAGGAAAAAAGAGGCTATTGATAAGGATGTTGTAGGGAACAGGATCAAAAGAAATAATAAGCTCGCCCGTAAATTCCTGACGGAAGCGAAAAAACAACTCAATAATAAGGAACTATTCTATATTTCATTGGAAAAAGCAATGCATAATTTCCTGAAAGCCAAGCTGAATATTGAAACGTCCGAAATGAGTAAAGATAAAATCCGGGAGATCTTAGTAGATCGTAATGCCAATCCCGACACGGTACATGATTTTATCCAATTGACTGAAAACTGCGAATTTGCACGTTATGCTCCTTCTTCGCCCGTAGCGATACAGCAGGATTATGATAAGGCTTTGGTAATTATTTCAGCACTGGAAAAAAGTATTAAGTAA
- a CDS encoding iron-containing alcohol dehydrogenase gives MQNFELYNPTNLVFGKGQIAKLKELVPQNAKVLLAYGGGSIFKNGIYDQVIKALTGFEIVEFGGIEPNPRYETLMKAVTVIKEKKLDFILAVGGGSVIDGVKFIAAAVHFDGNPMEILHKRMQIKANAMPFGTVLTLPATGSEMNSGAVVTINETQEKLSFGGSALFPKFSICDPTVIASLPKKQIQNGVIDAFTHVLEQYLTFKQDAYLQDRIAEGILHTLIEVGPKVVDNPTDYALASNYMWSCTMALNGLIQKGVSTDWATHMIGHELTALYEIDHARTLAIIAPNLYKVMFATKKEKLAQFGERIFGLQGDTETVAKQAIEKMTDFFHTMGMQTKLSENTANYQDTANFIVKRFDERGWKGLGEKQNITLEKVREIVELSY, from the coding sequence ATGCAAAACTTCGAATTATATAATCCGACGAACTTAGTTTTCGGAAAAGGGCAAATCGCCAAACTAAAAGAATTAGTCCCTCAAAATGCAAAAGTCCTGTTAGCCTATGGTGGCGGCAGTATTTTTAAAAATGGCATATACGATCAGGTAATCAAGGCCCTTACCGGTTTTGAAATCGTTGAATTTGGTGGTATTGAACCCAATCCACGTTATGAGACGCTTATGAAAGCTGTCACAGTAATCAAGGAAAAGAAACTCGATTTCATCCTTGCTGTAGGCGGTGGTTCCGTAATTGATGGCGTGAAATTTATTGCTGCTGCAGTACATTTTGACGGCAATCCAATGGAAATCCTTCACAAACGAATGCAGATTAAAGCCAATGCGATGCCTTTTGGAACGGTACTGACCTTACCGGCAACCGGAAGCGAAATGAACTCCGGTGCGGTGGTTACCATTAATGAGACACAGGAGAAACTCTCCTTTGGTGGTTCGGCATTGTTTCCTAAATTTTCCATTTGTGATCCTACAGTGATTGCATCGCTACCTAAAAAACAAATCCAGAATGGTGTAATTGATGCTTTTACGCATGTACTGGAACAATACCTTACCTTCAAGCAGGATGCTTATCTGCAGGACCGTATTGCCGAAGGAATTCTCCATACCCTGATTGAAGTGGGCCCAAAAGTAGTAGACAATCCGACTGATTATGCACTGGCTTCCAATTACATGTGGAGCTGCACCATGGCGTTGAATGGATTGATCCAAAAAGGCGTTTCAACAGACTGGGCTACTCACATGATCGGACACGAACTAACTGCGTTATATGAAATTGACCATGCCCGTACATTGGCGATCATAGCACCAAACCTGTACAAAGTGATGTTTGCCACTAAAAAAGAAAAACTGGCACAATTTGGTGAAAGGATTTTCGGATTGCAGGGCGACACTGAAACCGTGGCCAAACAGGCAATTGAAAAAATGACTGACTTTTTCCACACGATGGGAATGCAGACTAAACTTTCGGAGAATACAGCCAATTACCAGGATACAGCTAATTTCATTGTGAAACGTTTTGACGAAAGAGGATGGAAAGGCTTAGGGGAAAAACAAAACATCACCCTGGAAAAAGTAAGAGAAATCGTAGAATTGAGCTACTAA
- a CDS encoding NAD(P)H-dependent glycerol-3-phosphate dehydrogenase, with amino-acid sequence MSEHPKFAVIGGGSWATAIAKMLSVNLPEIAWYMRNTAAIEHIETYHHNPNYLSSVEFHVNKLKLTSDLNEAVAYADYLIFAIPSAFLNAELEKLTASLEGKVIFSAIKGIVPETSLIVGEHFHLKYNIDYNNIGVITGPCHAEEVALEKLSYLTIACANEEKAGVVASKLSGNFIKTKISDDIVGTEYAAMLKNIYAIAAGMAHGLGYGDNFQAVLMSNAIREMKKFIRKVHKMKRNINDSAYLGDLLVTGYSIFSRNRMFGNMIGKGYTVKYAMLEMSMVAEGYYAAKSAYKLNEEYQAKTPIINAVYSILYEGKDPKKVFKKLTDKLD; translated from the coding sequence ATGAGTGAACATCCGAAATTTGCAGTCATAGGGGGCGGAAGTTGGGCTACTGCGATTGCAAAAATGTTAAGCGTTAATCTGCCGGAAATAGCCTGGTACATGAGAAACACTGCTGCTATAGAACATATAGAAACGTATCACCACAATCCAAACTACCTGAGTTCTGTTGAATTCCACGTCAATAAATTAAAACTGACTTCTGATCTGAATGAAGCGGTTGCCTATGCAGACTATCTTATTTTTGCTATTCCCTCTGCATTCCTGAATGCGGAACTGGAAAAATTAACAGCCAGTCTGGAAGGAAAAGTAATTTTTTCTGCGATAAAAGGTATTGTTCCGGAGACCAGCCTGATTGTAGGCGAACACTTCCACCTGAAATATAACATTGACTATAACAATATTGGGGTAATCACAGGACCCTGCCACGCTGAAGAAGTAGCATTGGAAAAACTGTCCTACCTGACGATTGCCTGTGCCAATGAAGAAAAAGCAGGGGTTGTCGCTTCAAAACTTTCCGGGAATTTCATCAAAACAAAGATCTCTGATGATATTGTCGGTACGGAATATGCTGCAATGCTCAAGAATATTTATGCTATTGCTGCCGGTATGGCACATGGGCTCGGTTATGGAGATAATTTCCAGGCCGTATTAATGAGCAATGCCATACGCGAAATGAAGAAGTTCATCCGTAAGGTCCATAAGATGAAGCGTAATATTAATGATTCTGCTTATCTGGGCGATTTACTGGTAACCGGATATTCCATTTTTTCCCGAAACAGGATGTTTGGAAATATGATAGGGAAAGGCTATACGGTAAAATATGCTATGCTGGAGATGAGTATGGTCGCTGAGGGCTATTATGCCGCTAAAAGCGCTTATAAGCTCAATGAAGAGTATCAGGCAAAGACACCAATAATAAATGCGGTGTACAGCATCCTGTATGAAGGTAAAGACCCTAAAAAAGTATTTAAGAAACTGACCGATAAACTGGATTAA
- a CDS encoding CvpA family protein, producing MTFLDLFLGGIVAYGCIRGLWKGLFVEMASFVSLLIGIYIAMKFSYLMRSIIEGHVSWDPKTIEITAFALTFIVVVVGIFLLAKLFTTIADFASLGIINRLAGGLFGLLKMILILSILLSLFLKINYNDMLLSKEKQEQSLFFNPVQKVASFIFPMIKEWFPENLIPTESER from the coding sequence ATGACTTTTTTAGATCTTTTCCTGGGAGGAATAGTAGCATATGGATGTATTCGTGGACTCTGGAAAGGGCTTTTCGTAGAAATGGCTTCTTTTGTTTCGCTGCTGATTGGTATTTATATTGCGATGAAATTCTCCTACCTGATGCGTTCCATCATTGAAGGCCATGTGTCCTGGGATCCAAAAACAATTGAAATTACGGCTTTTGCCCTTACGTTTATCGTAGTCGTAGTCGGGATATTCCTTTTGGCTAAATTATTTACGACCATTGCCGATTTCGCCAGCCTTGGAATCATTAACCGATTGGCAGGTGGTCTTTTCGGACTGCTAAAAATGATATTGATCCTGAGTATACTCCTGAGCCTCTTCCTGAAAATCAATTATAATGACATGCTGTTATCCAAAGAAAAACAGGAACAGTCGCTGTTTTTTAATCCGGTTCAAAAAGTAGCATCCTTTATTTTCCCGATGATTAAAGAATGGTTTCCGGAAAATCTGATCCCTACCGAAAGTGAACGGTAA
- a CDS encoding tetratricopeptide repeat protein, with amino-acid sequence MRKLLLGIILLLSATVTFAQRRNADLPKANEEYKEKAYADAEANYRISQFKMPKQPVASYNLGNTIYRLNQPAEAKQSYLKTLENAKTKDQKHQAFHNLGNVFMSEKNYSQAVEAYKNALRNNPADEETRYNYALAKQYQKNNPDKDDKDKDKKDKDKDKDKDKDKDKDKDKKDDKKDDKDKKDDKKDGDKDKKDDKGKDDKDKKDKGDDKKDDKGDGKPNPQPKSGISKQQLENMLNAVNGEEKKVQEKVNAQKEKGKPVPTDKDW; translated from the coding sequence ATGAGAAAACTGCTGCTGGGTATAATATTGCTGCTAAGTGCTACGGTAACTTTTGCACAGCGCCGTAATGCCGATTTGCCAAAAGCGAACGAAGAATATAAAGAAAAAGCCTATGCCGATGCAGAGGCAAATTATAGAATCTCCCAGTTTAAAATGCCCAAACAACCCGTGGCATCCTATAATCTTGGGAATACGATTTACAGGCTAAACCAACCGGCAGAAGCCAAGCAGTCCTACTTGAAAACCTTGGAAAATGCGAAGACCAAAGACCAAAAACACCAGGCCTTCCATAATTTAGGCAATGTATTCATGTCTGAAAAAAATTATTCGCAGGCTGTAGAAGCGTATAAAAATGCCTTACGTAATAATCCGGCGGATGAAGAAACCCGTTATAACTATGCTTTAGCCAAACAATATCAAAAAAATAATCCGGACAAGGACGACAAGGACAAGGATAAAAAAGATAAAGACAAAGACAAGGATAAGGATAAAGACAAGGATAAGGATAAAGACAAAAAGGACGATAAGAAAGACGACAAGGATAAAAAGGACGACAAGAAAGACGGCGATAAGGATAAGAAAGACGATAAAGGAAAAGACGACAAGGACAAAAAAGATAAAGGAGACGATAAGAAGGACGATAAAGGCGATGGAAAACCAAATCCACAACCCAAAAGTGGTATCTCCAAACAGCAGTTGGAAAATATGCTGAATGCAGTGAATGGAGAAGAAAAGAAGGTTCAGGAGAAAGTAAATGCCCAAAAAGAAAAAGGCAAGCCTGTTCCAACCGATAAAGATTGGTAA
- a CDS encoding YicC/YloC family endoribonuclease encodes MIQSMTGFGKATLQLQTKKITVELKSLNSKGLDLNVRIPSLYREMELGLRNQIAQRLERGKVDFSLYIEITGEDTSSKINVPIVKGYMNQLRQVVPGDDTELLKMAIRMPDAMKVEREEIDENEWKEIQTVIEEASKNIQNFRISEGTALEKEFLHRIANIMTLMNDTVALDSERIQTVKTRLQTAIDELKVTVDENRFEQELIFYLEKYDITEEKVRLENHLNYFIETLAGTEANGRKLGFITQEMGREINTMGSKSNHAQMQKLVVQMKDELEKIKEQVLNVL; translated from the coding sequence ATGATACAATCCATGACGGGTTTTGGCAAGGCAACTTTGCAGCTACAAACCAAAAAAATTACTGTAGAACTCAAATCACTAAACAGTAAAGGTTTAGACTTGAACGTAAGAATCCCATCACTTTACCGTGAAATGGAACTCGGCTTACGCAATCAGATTGCCCAGAGATTAGAGCGTGGAAAAGTTGATTTTTCCCTTTATATAGAAATTACCGGCGAAGATACCTCTTCCAAAATCAACGTTCCCATTGTAAAAGGATACATGAACCAGTTGCGACAGGTAGTGCCTGGTGATGATACCGAATTGCTAAAGATGGCCATCCGGATGCCGGATGCTATGAAAGTGGAACGGGAAGAAATAGATGAAAACGAATGGAAAGAAATCCAGACGGTTATCGAAGAAGCGTCAAAAAATATCCAGAATTTCAGGATTTCAGAAGGTACTGCATTGGAAAAAGAATTCCTCCACCGCATTGCCAACATCATGACCCTTATGAACGACACTGTTGCCTTAGACAGCGAACGTATCCAGACGGTAAAGACAAGGCTGCAAACGGCTATTGATGAGTTGAAAGTGACTGTCGATGAAAACCGTTTTGAGCAGGAATTGATTTTTTACCTCGAAAAATATGACATCACAGAAGAAAAAGTACGCCTGGAAAACCACCTGAACTACTTTATCGAAACATTAGCCGGAACAGAAGCCAATGGACGTAAACTGGGTTTCATCACTCAGGAAATGGGACGTGAGATCAATACGATGGGCTCTAAATCCAATCATGCCCAAATGCAGAAACTGGTCGTGCAAATGAAAGATGAACTCGAAAAAATTAAAGAACAAGTATTAAACGTTCTCTAA